Proteins encoded within one genomic window of Triticum aestivum cultivar Chinese Spring chromosome 2D, IWGSC CS RefSeq v2.1, whole genome shotgun sequence:
- the LOC123052986 gene encoding uncharacterized GPI-anchored protein At1g61900 yields MGPAVRLSVAAALLSCLCLHGLLGNSGQAFAQGPPVLHRIDHAEEDDDSGGLMPELSPTGSPQPFVPFLAPAPLAPFYNNSTPKLSGKCSLNFTAINGLMTTTAVDCFASFAPFLANVICCPQLQATLTILIGQSSKQTGSLALDPTLANYCLSDVQQLLMSQGASDNLHSICSVHLSNATEGSCPVSTVDAFESVVDSSKLLEACRKVDPVNECCSQTCQSAISDAARKISSKDAALTSDTASPKVDSCRNVVLRWLSSRLEPSSATKMLRQISNCNVNGGKQWETPRFTIEVLLSEA; encoded by the exons ATGGGACCCGCAGTTCGGCTGTCCGTGGCGGCCGCTCTCCTCTCCTGCCTAT GTTTACATGGGCTGTTGGGGAATTCCGGGCAGGCATTTGCTCAGGGCCCGCCGGTGCTCCACCGGATCGACCACGCGGAGGAAGATGACGACAGCGGCGGCCTCATGCCGGAGCTCTCGCCAACCGGCTCCCCCCAGCccttcgtccccttcctcgcgcccgCCCCTCTCGCGCCCTTCTACAACAACTCTACGCCCAAGTTGTCAG GCAAATGCTCACTGAACTTCACTGCCATCAATGGCCTGATGACCACCACGGCCGTCGATTGCTTCGCCTCATTCGCCCCGTTCCTCGCCAATGTCATCTGCTGTCCCCAGCTCCAGGCCACTCTCACCATCCTCATAGGACAGTCCAGCAAGCAGACGGGGTCTCTCGCTTTGGATCCCACTCTTGCCAACTACTGTCTCTCTGACGTCCAGCAGCTGCTCATGAGCCAGGGTGCGAGTGATAATCTCCACAGCATTTGCTCCGTCCACCTCTCCAATGCCACCGAGGGGTCGTGCCCCGTTAGCACCGTCGACGCATTTGAGAGCGTCGTCGACTCATCAAAGCTCCTTGAGGCCTGCCGGAAGGTCGACCCTGTTAACGAGTGCTGCAGCCAGACATGCCAGAGTGCTATAAGTGATGCTGCCCGCAAAATCTCTTCTAAGGACGCTGCGTTGACAAGCGACACTGCCAGTCCCAAAGTTGACAGTTGCAGGAACGTTGTACTTAGATGGTTATCCAGCAGGCTTGAGCCATCATCCGCAACCAAAATGCTCAGGCAGATATCAAACTGTAATGTCAATGGAG